Proteins co-encoded in one Candidatus Bealeia paramacronuclearis genomic window:
- a CDS encoding O-acetylhomoserine aminocarboxypropyltransferase/cysteine synthase family protein, with translation MNEKDHLHFETLSIHAGDERGMGTPLAIPITQTVAYRFKSIADAANLFSLEAEGSIYSRLTNPTVEILEKRIAALEGGIGAVAVSSGLAANLLALFPLMGPGLEFIASNRLYGGSIAQFHEAFEKFGWHCHFVNIDDFEGIKNLITEKTRAIFCESQANPSTHIADIEILAEIAHTHDIPLIVDNTIPSPYLIKPFLWGADIVVHSTTKFINGHGTSMGGIVVDGGTFPWKDQPHFQSLHQPSGSYHGLQFIEKFPNAAYITYARSVGLRDLGFCQSAFNAFDTLKGIDTLSLRMEKHVKNGLKIATFLEKHPQIEKVHYAGLPGSPYFKRAQKYSPQGISPVFCFDLKGGYDAGVKLVENCKLFAHAATIGEATSLIIHPASTTHKQLEEGQLKSAGISPNTIRLSVGIENVDDLIQDLEKAL, from the coding sequence ATGAACGAAAAAGATCATCTTCATTTTGAAACACTTTCTATTCACGCTGGCGACGAACGTGGAATGGGTACGCCTTTGGCGATTCCCATTACCCAAACAGTTGCGTATCGTTTTAAAAGCATTGCAGATGCAGCAAACCTCTTTAGCCTTGAGGCAGAAGGGTCCATTTATTCACGACTCACAAATCCGACCGTTGAGATCCTTGAAAAGAGGATTGCAGCCCTTGAGGGCGGCATTGGAGCGGTAGCAGTTTCCTCAGGCCTTGCGGCAAATCTTTTGGCTCTTTTCCCGCTTATGGGGCCGGGGCTTGAATTTATTGCCTCCAATCGCCTTTATGGAGGCTCCATAGCGCAATTCCATGAGGCGTTTGAAAAATTTGGATGGCATTGCCATTTTGTGAATATTGACGATTTTGAAGGAATTAAAAACCTAATCACCGAGAAAACACGGGCAATTTTTTGCGAAAGCCAAGCCAATCCTTCAACACATATTGCGGACATCGAAATACTTGCAGAAATTGCGCACACCCATGACATTCCCTTAATTGTGGATAATACTATCCCCTCGCCCTATCTCATAAAACCTTTTTTATGGGGTGCTGATATTGTCGTACATTCAACCACAAAATTTATTAACGGTCATGGCACTTCTATGGGCGGTATAGTTGTGGATGGAGGGACATTTCCTTGGAAAGATCAACCTCATTTTCAAAGCCTTCATCAGCCTTCTGGCAGTTACCACGGACTTCAATTTATCGAAAAGTTTCCCAATGCAGCCTATATAACTTATGCTCGCAGTGTGGGGCTGCGGGATCTGGGATTTTGCCAATCGGCTTTTAATGCGTTCGATACATTAAAAGGAATTGATACCTTGTCGTTGCGCATGGAAAAGCATGTGAAAAATGGCCTCAAAATTGCAACCTTTTTGGAAAAGCATCCTCAGATTGAAAAAGTGCATTATGCGGGACTACCTGGAAGTCCCTATTTTAAAAGAGCTCAAAAATATTCGCCTCAAGGCATTAGCCCCGTTTTTTGTTTTGATCTTAAAGGCGGGTATGATGCGGGCGTCAAATTGGTTGAAAATTGCAAACTCTTTGCCCATGCCGCAACCATTGGAGAAGCCACAAGCCTCATTATCCACCCTGCTTCAACGACCCACAAACAACTGGAAGAGGGGCAACTCAAATCCGCAGGCATTTCGCCCAACACCATTCGACTTTCTGTAGGGATTGAGAATGTTGACGATTTAATTCAAGATTTAGAAAAGGCATTATAA
- a CDS encoding peptide deformylase has translation MTQLPDYTVINDETCENRNVLIVPAKTLKFPLSEEDQNDVKILEAKYDQEENCAGLAAPQIGIGKRAIVFEVHDDPELKKWRPDLTDSMPKTIWINPSYEPLSEETHTDYEGCFSVNDLAGPVARFKSIRYEGYTPEGQKMEGVAHGFLARVIQHEVDHTNGICFIHRVEDGKLMSIEAYRAMRAKAMEEGRND, from the coding sequence ATGACGCAATTACCAGACTATACGGTGATCAATGATGAGACGTGCGAGAATCGAAATGTTCTTATTGTGCCAGCGAAAACTCTTAAGTTTCCTTTGTCGGAAGAGGATCAAAACGATGTGAAAATCCTTGAGGCAAAATATGATCAAGAGGAAAATTGCGCAGGCCTTGCCGCCCCGCAAATCGGAATTGGAAAACGGGCCATAGTTTTTGAAGTTCATGATGATCCTGAATTGAAAAAATGGCGCCCAGATCTGACCGACTCTATGCCCAAAACCATTTGGATTAATCCCTCTTATGAGCCCCTTTCGGAGGAAACCCATACTGATTATGAAGGCTGTTTTTCAGTTAATGATTTGGCGGGACCTGTGGCTAGATTTAAATCGATTCGATATGAAGGCTATACGCCAGAGGGCCAAAAAATGGAAGGTGTCGCTCATGGATTTCTGGCACGCGTTATTCAGCACGAAGTCGATCACACTAATGGTATTTGCTTTATCCATCGCGTTGAAGATGGAAAACTTATGAGCATCGAGGCCTATCGCGCTATGCGCGCCAAAGCCATGGAGGAAGGACGCAACGATTAA
- the rplM gene encoding 50S ribosomal protein L13, which translates to MKTYSMKANEIDKKWILIDAKDLVLGRLATIVANHLRGKHKPTFTPHMDCGDYVIIVNADKIQLTGNKLKDKKFYWHTGHPGGIKERTMENILGGRYPERVVTKAVERMITRGPLGRQQMCNLKVYAGPEHPHAAQNPEILDVAAMNRKNTRSA; encoded by the coding sequence ATGAAAACTTATTCAATGAAAGCCAATGAAATCGACAAGAAATGGATTCTTATCGATGCAAAAGATTTGGTTTTAGGTCGTCTTGCAACCATCGTTGCAAACCACCTACGTGGAAAACATAAACCCACTTTCACACCTCACATGGACTGTGGAGATTATGTGATCATTGTGAATGCTGATAAAATTCAGCTTACAGGAAACAAGCTCAAGGACAAAAAATTCTACTGGCACACAGGACATCCTGGTGGAATTAAAGAGCGCACCATGGAAAATATTTTGGGGGGGCGCTATCCTGAGCGTGTGGTCACAAAAGCTGTTGAGCGCATGATTACGCGAGGTCCTTTGGGACGTCAACAAATGTGCAATCTCAAGGTTTATGCGGGACCTGAGCATCCCCATGCAGCACAAAATCCAGAAATTTTGGATGTGGCTGCAATGAATCGTAAAAACACAAGGAGTGCATAA
- the tolB gene encoding Tol-Pal system beta propeller repeat protein TolB: MKKFLLAFSVLFVSLSSLKAELTIDITEGGRAPVPIAITDFSKGSDPSLANVASQISEVVSADLARSGLFKLVNPQAYIQTSDQVMQQPDFGGWKVINTEALVGGSLKKEGGQMRVDFRLFDVYTQSQLAGLSLASDQNNWRRLAHKIADTIYERITGDKGYFDTRIVYIHQKGRSKDVQYRLAIMDQDGENHQFLTSGQSIVLTPRFSPDGKQVVYLDYGKDNKKPNLYLFDLQTGKNQSLGSFPGLKMSPRFAPDGKTLLLSVADKGVTSLYSMDLSNRKISRLTKSTGSIDVSPCYSPDGSQIVFTSDRGGKPKLYLMNAGGSEPQRISFGEGLYFTPVWSPRGDLIAFTKQVPGGFYVGVMRPDGSGERMLAQDYLVEGPTWSPNGRVLLYTRQSHNRAPVKLFAVDVTGFNEYEVATPGDATYGSWSPLID, encoded by the coding sequence GTGAAGAAATTTCTTTTAGCATTTTCTGTGCTTTTTGTGAGCCTTAGCTCTCTAAAAGCCGAGCTGACAATTGATATTACAGAGGGTGGGAGAGCGCCAGTTCCTATCGCCATTACAGATTTCTCTAAGGGAAGCGACCCCTCACTTGCAAACGTTGCCAGTCAAATTTCTGAGGTGGTTTCAGCAGACTTAGCACGCTCAGGCCTTTTTAAATTAGTAAACCCTCAAGCTTACATTCAAACTTCGGATCAAGTCATGCAACAGCCCGATTTTGGAGGTTGGAAAGTCATTAATACAGAAGCTTTGGTGGGAGGGTCTCTCAAAAAAGAAGGTGGACAAATGCGTGTGGATTTCCGCCTTTTTGATGTTTACACTCAGTCTCAATTGGCAGGACTTTCTTTAGCAAGCGATCAAAACAACTGGCGACGATTGGCCCACAAAATTGCTGATACAATTTATGAGCGCATTACCGGCGATAAAGGTTATTTTGATACGCGTATTGTTTACATCCATCAAAAGGGCCGCTCAAAAGATGTTCAATATCGCCTCGCGATTATGGACCAAGATGGAGAGAATCATCAATTTTTAACCAGCGGTCAAAGTATTGTTTTAACGCCACGCTTTTCCCCCGATGGAAAACAAGTGGTGTATTTAGATTACGGTAAGGATAATAAAAAACCTAATCTCTATCTTTTTGATCTCCAGACCGGAAAAAATCAATCCTTGGGAAGTTTTCCAGGACTTAAGATGTCGCCTCGATTCGCACCTGATGGAAAAACCTTGCTGTTGAGCGTTGCGGATAAAGGTGTCACATCTCTTTATTCCATGGATCTTTCCAACAGGAAAATCTCACGCCTTACGAAATCAACAGGCTCAATTGATGTCTCTCCTTGCTATTCTCCTGATGGAAGCCAAATTGTGTTTACGTCCGATCGTGGCGGAAAACCCAAACTTTATTTGATGAATGCGGGCGGAAGTGAGCCCCAGCGCATCAGCTTTGGTGAGGGCCTTTATTTCACGCCCGTTTGGTCGCCACGCGGTGATTTGATTGCATTTACAAAGCAAGTTCCTGGTGGGTTTTATGTGGGTGTCATGAGGCCCGATGGATCGGGGGAGCGTATGCTTGCACAAGATTATCTTGTGGAAGGCCCCACATGGTCTCCAAATGGTCGTGTTTTGCTTTATACAAGACAGTCTCACAACCGCGCTCCTGTAAAATTATTTGCGGTCGATGTTACCGGATTTAATGAATATGAAGTTGCAACCCCTGGGGATGCCACTTACGGATCATGGTCCCCCTTGATTGATTGA
- a CDS encoding OmpA family protein produces MKLKVISLLAAAAALAACESSSDECLDVAGQGGAAGAHAVMGAATPGSVADFVENVGDRVFFAFDKSAVEAEGMATIERQAGWLKQYGQYTVTIQGHCDSRGTVEYNIALGERRAEAAKRQLVSHGVADARVKVISYGKNRQVVPEDGSEWAYQQNRVAITVLD; encoded by the coding sequence ATGAAATTGAAAGTAATTAGCCTTTTAGCTGCTGCGGCTGCTCTTGCGGCGTGCGAGTCCTCATCTGATGAGTGCTTAGATGTTGCTGGCCAAGGCGGTGCTGCTGGTGCACATGCTGTAATGGGAGCTGCAACTCCTGGTTCTGTTGCTGATTTCGTTGAGAACGTTGGAGACCGCGTTTTCTTCGCTTTTGACAAATCTGCTGTTGAAGCTGAAGGCATGGCAACGATTGAACGTCAAGCCGGTTGGCTGAAGCAATACGGTCAGTACACAGTGACTATTCAAGGTCATTGCGATAGCCGTGGTACTGTAGAGTACAACATTGCTTTGGGTGAGCGTCGCGCTGAAGCTGCGAAGCGTCAATTGGTATCCCACGGTGTTGCTGATGCACGCGTTAAAGTGATCAGCTATGGTAAGAACCGTCAAGTTGTTCCAGAAGATGGATCAGAGTGGGCTTATCAACAAAATCGTGTTGCGATTACAGTTCTCGACTAA
- the tilS gene encoding tRNA lysidine(34) synthetase TilS has product MPELTPYTLEEFEASLKFFSFQQIKKVAVACSGGADSLALTFFLSDVCQKHHKKLMAFHVDHRLRKNSQKEAQKVASWLEERNISHKILIWDHEGIESRIQEQARNARYQLLEKACADQGISHLFLAHHRKDQEETFWMRLLKGSGPEGLSGMKSKIRRGNLTLLRPLLNVGPERLRSYLKDLNQSWIEDPSNDNEKYLRIRIRKALLEEGHSFDMLLKTMQKLREDADYFEDRVENWMTQHVSQHESSSISFDCNLIKDLPPALGKRILATCLKRVSDRIYPPDSESLERLWAELYSPSFKATTLASCIIRFKQGQVTVERETRK; this is encoded by the coding sequence GTGCCCGAACTAACACCTTATACACTTGAAGAATTTGAGGCCTCCCTCAAATTCTTCTCGTTTCAGCAAATCAAAAAAGTAGCCGTGGCCTGCTCAGGGGGGGCTGATAGTTTGGCGCTCACGTTTTTTTTATCTGATGTGTGCCAAAAGCATCACAAGAAACTCATGGCTTTTCATGTCGATCATAGACTGAGAAAAAATTCCCAAAAAGAGGCTCAAAAAGTGGCGTCATGGCTTGAGGAAAGAAATATTTCCCACAAAATCCTTATTTGGGATCATGAAGGGATTGAATCTCGCATTCAAGAACAAGCCCGTAATGCCCGTTATCAACTTCTCGAAAAGGCCTGCGCAGATCAGGGAATTTCACATTTATTTTTGGCCCATCATCGCAAAGATCAAGAAGAAACATTTTGGATGCGCCTTTTAAAAGGCAGCGGTCCTGAAGGGCTTTCTGGAATGAAATCCAAAATTCGACGCGGGAATTTAACGCTTCTGCGCCCGCTTCTCAATGTGGGTCCAGAACGATTAAGATCTTATTTAAAGGATCTCAACCAGTCTTGGATTGAAGACCCTAGCAATGACAATGAAAAATACCTTCGCATTCGTATTCGCAAAGCCCTTCTGGAAGAGGGGCATTCTTTTGACATGCTCTTAAAAACCATGCAAAAACTTCGGGAGGATGCGGATTATTTTGAGGACCGAGTTGAAAACTGGATGACACAACATGTTTCTCAGCACGAAAGTAGCTCTATTTCTTTTGATTGCAATTTGATAAAAGATCTTCCTCCGGCATTGGGAAAACGAATTTTAGCGACGTGCCTTAAAAGGGTTTCTGATCGCATTTATCCCCCCGATTCAGAATCTCTTGAAAGATTATGGGCTGAACTTTACTCCCCCTCATTTAAAGCCACCACACTTGCGTCTTGCATTATTCGCTTTAAACAAGGGCAAGTAACCGTTGAGCGTGAGACGCGGAAATAA
- a CDS encoding entericidin A/B family lipoprotein, translating into MFKFLTLFLILGATLSGCNTTRGVGEDIQTVGKGIERATE; encoded by the coding sequence ATGTTTAAATTCTTAACACTGTTCCTGATTTTGGGAGCAACTTTAAGTGGATGCAATACTACCCGTGGTGTGGGTGAAGATATCCAAACAGTTGGAAAAGGAATTGAAAGAGCGACTGAGTAG
- the rpsI gene encoding 30S ribosomal protein S9 encodes MAQEKVSLADLKNAVKSEDKSAKTEAVVAGNQVGELPAPKIDAQGRSYATGKRKDAIARVWIKPGKGKVTVNGRDSVVYFARPVLRMMINQPFQVANRETQYDVVCTVIGGGLSGQAGAVKHGISKALTYYEPTLRTDLKKAGFLTRDSRIVERKKYGHKKARRSFQFSKR; translated from the coding sequence ATGGCACAAGAGAAAGTATCCCTTGCGGACTTAAAGAATGCCGTAAAATCAGAAGACAAGTCTGCAAAGACTGAAGCCGTTGTGGCTGGGAATCAAGTTGGTGAATTGCCTGCTCCAAAAATTGACGCACAAGGCCGTTCATATGCGACAGGAAAACGTAAAGACGCCATTGCCCGTGTTTGGATTAAGCCAGGTAAAGGTAAAGTGACCGTTAATGGTCGTGATAGTGTTGTTTATTTTGCACGTCCCGTTTTGCGTATGATGATCAACCAGCCTTTTCAAGTTGCCAATCGCGAAACACAATATGATGTTGTGTGCACGGTTATCGGTGGAGGTCTTTCCGGGCAAGCTGGCGCTGTTAAGCACGGCATCAGCAAGGCTTTAACATATTACGAGCCCACACTGCGAACAGATCTTAAAAAAGCCGGATTCTTGACGCGTGATAGTCGTATCGTTGAGCGTAAGAAATATGGTCACAAAAAGGCCCGTCGTAGCTTCCAATTCTCGAAGCGTTAA
- a CDS encoding response regulator, producing MSNPSVLIVEDNEMNMKLCCDLLEAHDISYITTGEGQKALELAEKKVPTVILLDIQLPDISGEEVLNRLKSDLILKHIPVIVITAFASPLDQERFKTLGCDAYLPKPLTIESFFGTLLPYLGEYLIENQSQAKA from the coding sequence ATGTCTAATCCTTCCGTTTTGATTGTTGAAGATAACGAAATGAACATGAAATTGTGCTGCGATTTACTCGAAGCCCACGACATTTCCTACATCACAACAGGAGAAGGCCAAAAAGCCTTAGAACTTGCGGAAAAAAAAGTCCCTACTGTTATTCTTTTAGACATTCAACTTCCTGACATTTCCGGGGAGGAAGTTCTCAACAGACTAAAAAGCGATCTTATTTTGAAACATATCCCCGTAATCGTCATTACAGCCTTTGCCTCTCCTCTTGATCAGGAGCGCTTCAAAACTTTGGGATGTGATGCCTACCTCCCAAAACCACTTACTATTGAAAGTTTTTTTGGGACATTATTGCCTTATCTGGGTGAATATCTCATCGAAAATCAGTCACAGGCCAAGGCATAA
- the rnr gene encoding ribonuclease R — translation MKKDKSKTPPLPTKAEILEFISSSPQLVGKREISRAFHLRGQGRLWLKDILKELAQDGQIERGARRHVHEKGKLPSILLCEATAEVTEHGEIVLVPLEDQKAQGRILLEDKRATSLNPGDHVLVKLNWIASEKFYAARLIRSIPRATRTIVGQVEKTPRGLFLIPADRRRQDVNFPLLSEIPVEPGDLVLAKLMRPHRSHLPAAHVHQVLGKHNDPHAISLIALYEFNIPHIFSSEVLKEAETVAKFPLEEHRVDLRDYPLVTIDGEDARDFDDAVWAEHTETGWHILVAIADVSYYVRPGSKLDQEAYLRGNSVYFPDRVVPMLPEALSNEMCSLKPDVDRACLAVHLWLDSKGRLKKYEFVRGLMRSRARLTYTQVQAAFDGNPDEATAHFLEATIKPLYGAYALLKAAREYRGTLDFEIPEQKVIIDDSGHISHILPRERYESHKLIEEFMILANVAAAQQLEQLRMPNLYRIHDAPTPEKLAALRETLQGLGIAFPKGQTVTPKTFQNLLNAVVDSPQAKMVNELTLRTQAKALYHPENIGHFGLSLTKYSHFTSPIRRYADLIVHRSLVKSLKFGPGGLEGHEDLYVIGDHISTTERQAAAAERASIERYITLFLKEHLGKVFRGHITGVANFGLFVSLDETGATGLIPIRTLPSDYYLYEEHQHRLVGRSTRFTFTLGDPLMVTLSEANPLTNTVTLELYQDKSASSSSKKAKAKQPLKKKPSRPRKSSRKVTKN, via the coding sequence ATGAAAAAAGATAAAAGCAAGACGCCTCCTCTCCCCACCAAAGCGGAAATTCTTGAGTTCATTTCTTCAAGTCCTCAGCTTGTAGGAAAACGAGAAATTTCTCGTGCGTTTCATTTGCGAGGGCAAGGCCGCTTGTGGTTGAAAGATATTTTGAAAGAACTGGCTCAAGATGGTCAAATTGAGCGTGGAGCCCGTCGCCATGTCCACGAAAAAGGAAAATTGCCATCAATTCTTTTGTGTGAAGCTACAGCAGAAGTCACTGAACATGGTGAAATTGTTTTGGTTCCCTTGGAAGATCAAAAAGCCCAAGGTCGCATTCTTCTAGAGGATAAACGCGCAACCTCTTTAAATCCCGGTGATCATGTTTTGGTTAAACTGAACTGGATCGCTTCAGAAAAATTTTACGCAGCCCGTCTGATCCGATCGATACCCCGTGCCACCCGCACGATTGTGGGACAGGTAGAAAAAACACCTCGCGGACTTTTCCTTATTCCCGCCGACCGACGGCGGCAAGATGTGAACTTTCCACTCCTTTCTGAAATCCCAGTGGAGCCCGGAGATTTGGTTTTGGCAAAACTCATGCGTCCCCATCGCTCTCATCTTCCAGCAGCTCACGTTCATCAAGTTTTGGGAAAACATAATGACCCCCATGCCATCAGCCTCATTGCACTTTATGAATTTAATATCCCTCATATTTTCTCATCAGAGGTTTTAAAAGAGGCTGAGACGGTCGCAAAATTTCCTCTCGAAGAACATCGTGTGGATTTGAGAGATTATCCACTTGTCACCATTGATGGAGAAGATGCTCGCGATTTTGATGATGCCGTTTGGGCTGAGCATACGGAAACTGGATGGCACATTTTGGTTGCCATTGCCGATGTTAGTTATTACGTCCGTCCCGGAAGCAAATTGGATCAAGAAGCCTATCTGCGGGGAAATTCGGTTTATTTTCCTGATCGCGTTGTGCCGATGTTACCCGAGGCTCTTTCTAACGAAATGTGCTCGTTGAAACCCGATGTTGATCGCGCGTGTCTTGCCGTGCATCTTTGGCTTGATTCAAAGGGGCGATTGAAAAAATATGAGTTTGTTCGCGGTCTTATGCGCTCACGGGCGCGTCTCACATACACTCAAGTTCAAGCCGCCTTTGACGGAAATCCCGATGAGGCCACGGCACATTTTTTAGAAGCCACCATTAAACCCCTTTATGGAGCTTATGCCCTATTGAAAGCTGCCCGCGAATATCGTGGCACTTTGGATTTCGAGATTCCCGAACAAAAAGTAATCATTGATGATTCAGGTCATATTTCTCATATCCTCCCACGGGAGCGTTATGAGAGCCACAAGCTAATTGAAGAATTTATGATCCTGGCCAATGTGGCAGCTGCTCAACAGCTTGAACAATTGCGCATGCCCAATCTTTACAGGATTCATGATGCACCAACGCCTGAGAAATTGGCCGCACTGAGAGAAACACTACAAGGCCTTGGGATTGCTTTTCCTAAAGGCCAAACAGTCACCCCCAAGACATTCCAAAATCTTTTGAATGCGGTTGTCGATAGTCCCCAAGCCAAAATGGTGAATGAGCTCACATTAAGAACTCAGGCCAAGGCTTTGTATCATCCCGAAAATATCGGCCACTTTGGATTGAGTCTTACGAAATATAGCCACTTTACCTCTCCCATCCGGCGGTATGCGGATTTGATCGTGCACCGATCACTTGTCAAAAGTTTAAAATTTGGCCCAGGAGGGCTTGAGGGACACGAAGATCTCTACGTCATTGGTGATCACATATCAACCACCGAACGGCAAGCCGCAGCAGCTGAACGTGCCTCTATTGAGCGCTATATTACTCTCTTTTTAAAAGAGCACTTAGGAAAAGTATTCCGCGGCCATATTACGGGCGTGGCCAATTTTGGGCTTTTTGTAAGCTTGGATGAAACAGGCGCCACAGGGCTGATTCCTATTCGCACATTACCTTCAGATTATTATCTTTATGAGGAACATCAGCATCGTCTCGTGGGGCGAAGCACACGATTCACATTTACCCTGGGAGATCCTTTAATGGTGACATTGAGTGAAGCCAATCCACTCACAAATACAGTCACTTTAGAACTTTACCAAGACAAATCTGCTTCATCATCCTCCAAAAAAGCAAAGGCGAAACAGCCTCTTAAGAAAAAACCGTCTCGCCCTCGAAAATCTTCCAGAAAAGTTACGAAAAATTAA
- the ybgF gene encoding tol-pal system protein YbgF encodes MTLLSFTPLNATNEELATEENVVSDLMNRVSALEDQNRELMGSFEESKHETQELKSRLDRALSDMELRLNELEGHKSGAPLGITPTPTEAKLGQEELPIPLGEGVKKDTPENIMGTLGAAGSGAAAGAAGITTIASSKKEEKAEGGEAAYEKARELLEKGDYEAAEKAFASFVKDHPKDELAGKAQYWLGVTHYVRGSYESAAAAFAKGYKTYGKSEKAPDMLFKLAKSLEAMDRKSDACKALAQLQSSHPKSHKSESTKLIKALSCPN; translated from the coding sequence ATGACTTTGTTGTCTTTTACCCCTCTTAATGCCACAAATGAAGAATTGGCCACTGAGGAAAATGTGGTCAGTGATCTCATGAATCGAGTGAGCGCTCTTGAAGATCAAAATCGAGAACTCATGGGATCGTTTGAAGAATCAAAACACGAAACTCAAGAATTAAAATCACGGCTCGATCGGGCCCTTTCTGATATGGAATTGCGCCTGAATGAACTCGAAGGTCATAAAAGTGGTGCGCCTCTCGGAATCACACCAACTCCCACTGAAGCCAAACTTGGCCAAGAAGAACTTCCCATTCCTTTAGGAGAAGGTGTCAAAAAAGATACGCCTGAAAATATAATGGGAACGTTAGGTGCCGCTGGAAGTGGCGCTGCTGCAGGCGCTGCAGGGATTACCACTATCGCTTCTTCTAAAAAAGAAGAAAAAGCGGAAGGAGGAGAAGCCGCTTACGAAAAAGCCCGAGAGCTTTTGGAAAAAGGGGACTATGAAGCTGCTGAAAAAGCATTTGCAAGTTTTGTGAAAGATCATCCCAAAGATGAACTTGCAGGGAAAGCCCAATATTGGTTGGGAGTGACACATTATGTTCGAGGAAGTTATGAGTCCGCCGCAGCTGCTTTTGCCAAAGGTTATAAAACTTATGGAAAATCTGAAAAAGCACCCGATATGCTTTTCAAATTGGCCAAATCTTTGGAAGCCATGGACCGAAAATCAGACGCGTGCAAAGCGCTTGCACAACTTCAATCAAGCCATCCTAAATCGCATAAATCAGAATCCACAAAGCTCATTAAAGCCCTTTCGTGCCCGAACTAA